The following is a genomic window from Pelomonas sp. SE-A7.
GTGCAGCAGCATCAGGTGCACGTCCAGCAGCGCGGCCAACTCGTGCGGAGCATCCTCGGGCAGGTCCTGCTTCAGCGTCGACAGCTCGCGGGCCACTTCGTCGCGGGCTCGCAGACAGCGGGCAATCTCGGCCTCGATATCGGCTGCGTCGATGAAGTAATGCGCCACGTCGAGCCGGCTGGACGCGACGAGCACGGCCCGTCCGATGGCCACGCCGCGAGAAACCGGAATGCCGAAGACCTGAAAACTCATGGGCCGAATGTAGCAGCGCCCTGCGTCATCTGGCGGTCACGCAGCGGTCACGACGAGGTCACGCCCGACGCCGAGCATCTCGCTATCTCAGCCAACGAGAGACGCCATGCGAGACCTGCCCCTGCCCACCCTACCCTTTGCCGAGCTGAACAGCGCGGACCGGAGGTCTCTTCCAGCAGCGTTGCCGCAAACTGTTGCGACGCCTAGGCTCCATGTGGCCTGGGCCCGCACGCAAGACGATCTGATCGAGGCGCAATCACTGCGATACCAAGTCTTCGTCGGCGAGATGGGTGCGCGCCTGACGCCCCCCGCCGGCACGCCGACGGGTCTGGACGTCGACCGCTTCGATGAATTCTGCGAACACCTGTTGGTGCGCACGGTCGAGGTCGACGGCCGCCCCGGTGAGGTGATAGGCACCTACCGCGTGCTCACACCGGACGCCGCTCGCCGGGCAGGCGGTCTCTACAGCGAAACCGAATTCGACCTGAGCCCGCTGGCCTCGCTGCGCTCACGCATGGTGGAACTCGGCCGCTCCTGTGTGCATGCCGACCATCGCTCCGGCGGCGCCATCATGAGCCTGTGGGCCGCGCTCGGTGAGTTCATGCAGCGCAACCAGCTCGACACCATGATCGGCTGCGCCAGCGTCTCCATGCGCGACGGCGGCCATTACGCCGCCAGCCTCTGGAAGCGCCTGGAGCAAAGCCATCTGGCCGCGCCTGAATGGCAGGTGCAACCCAAGCTCGCGCTGCCGGTGGCCGAACTGGACCAGAACCTGGATGCCGATCCGCCGCCGCTGATCAAGGGCTATCTGCGCTGCGGCGCCCGCGTGCTGGGCGCGCCGGCCTGGGATCCGGACTTCAACACCGCCGACCTGCCGCTGCTGATGCGCATCCCGGACCTGCCGGCGCGCTATCGCCGCCACTTCCTGGGCGAGTGACCCGGCGCCTTACTGGCCTTCGCCGAACTTGTCGTTCACCAGGGCGGTGATCGCGTCCTGCGCGGCCTGCTCGTCCGGGCCCTCGGTCTCCAGCTCGACCTGGCTGCCCAGACCGGCGGCCAGCATCATCACGCCCATGATGCTCTTGGCATTGACCCGCCGGCTGTTGCGGCTCATGAAGACTTCACACTGAAAACTGCTGGCCAGCTTGGTCAGCTTGGCGGAGGCGCGGGCATGCAGGCCCAGCTTGTTGCTGATGGTGAGGGTCGACTTGAGCATCTGGGAACGATCCGGCGGTTCAGGGGATGAAGTCAGGATTTGTCGGGCGAGGTCACCGGCGCAATGCCGCGTCCACCGCCTTCGATGGCGCGCTGGGCCAGGGCATCCAGCGGTTCGGAGGAATAGCAGAGCGTGCGCCACAGCATGGGCACGTTGACGCCGCTGACCATGCGCACCTGCTCGCCGAGCAGGCGCTGGGCGGCATTGCTGGGCGTCGCGCCGAAGACGTCGGTCAGCACCAGCACCTCGTCGGCGCCTGCCGAAGCCAGCAAGGCCCGCGCTTGGCTCTCCACTTCGTCGGCCGACATCTCCGGCGCCACGTCCAGCACGCTGAGCTGCGCGGTGCAGCTGGGGAAGGTGTGCTGGGCCACGGCCTTCAGGGCCGAAGCCAGGGGCGCGTGGGCGATCAGGAGCAGGTGAGCCATGGGCGGGATTATCCAGGCAGTGCCGTCTCGCCCAGGCGCAGCGAGCCCAGGAAGCCCTCCCAGGCGGCGGCATCCGCACGCGGGCCCAGCATCATCAGCTGGTAGACGCGCAGTCCGCGGGCGAACACCGCCAGGCGGGCCTGCGGACCCTTGCCATCCGGTGCCCCCAGAGCCTGGGTGAGGGCATGCGGGCTGGGCATCATGCCGGCCAATTGCAGTGCTTGCGGTTCGCCTGCCGGCAGCTTGAGCCCATCGACCACAGCCGCGCGCATCTGCTGCAGCGAAGGGCCGAGCTGGCTCGGGTCCGGCACGTCGGCCCAGGACAGGCTGAAACCCAGGCCGGCCGTTTCGCAACGCGCCAGACCCATGCGGGCGGTTGCCGGCGCATCGGGCGCCACCAGCGGCCGGGTCTCCTGCTCCGGCTTGCAGGGGAACATCAGAACCAGATCCGTCGTGCCCTCGGGCCGCACCTCGCGCCAGTTGAGGCTGGGCGTGCAAGCCGCGAGCGCGGCAAGCAGCAGCGGAAAAGGCAAGAAGGGCTTGATCGGCATGGAAGGATTATCCAGGGCCGCTACCGCACAATGC
Proteins encoded in this region:
- a CDS encoding HPr family phosphocarrier protein gives rise to the protein MLKSTLTISNKLGLHARASAKLTKLASSFQCEVFMSRNSRRVNAKSIMGVMMLAAGLGSQVELETEGPDEQAAQDAITALVNDKFGEGQ
- a CDS encoding GNAT family N-acyltransferase yields the protein MRDLPLPTLPFAELNSADRRSLPAALPQTVATPRLHVAWARTQDDLIEAQSLRYQVFVGEMGARLTPPAGTPTGLDVDRFDEFCEHLLVRTVEVDGRPGEVIGTYRVLTPDAARRAGGLYSETEFDLSPLASLRSRMVELGRSCVHADHRSGGAIMSLWAALGEFMQRNQLDTMIGCASVSMRDGGHYAASLWKRLEQSHLAAPEWQVQPKLALPVAELDQNLDADPPPLIKGYLRCGARVLGAPAWDPDFNTADLPLLMRIPDLPARYRRHFLGE
- a CDS encoding PTS fructose transporter subunit IIA; its protein translation is MAHLLLIAHAPLASALKAVAQHTFPSCTAQLSVLDVAPEMSADEVESQARALLASAGADEVLVLTDVFGATPSNAAQRLLGEQVRMVSGVNVPMLWRTLCYSSEPLDALAQRAIEGGGRGIAPVTSPDKS